A region of the Brienomyrus brachyistius isolate T26 chromosome 10, BBRACH_0.4, whole genome shotgun sequence genome:
CTGAAAGTAAATATCAAAAGGCACGAATTAAGCTCATCATTCATGTATTAATATGAATATGAATGTAAAACATTATCTGGTAAATGGCTCCCGACACCGATGAATAAAATCTGCATGTAACAGGCATGCGTAATTACAGCTCTGAAAAAGCATAGTTGAACCAGCACCCTGATTATCGGCGATCATGCTTtgagttacccccccccccccgcccctgatGCGGCATAACCAgcatgggtggggggagggctgGATGGGGTTATTTTGGCTGGTCACATAAGCCGAAACAGCATTTGAAAAAAATCATGGAAGTTTTTATGGGTGGTTTCGGTGAGAatccactgccccccccaactcccacaGTTTGCAAGTCTGCAATCACTTCCCCTTTCTGCACTGTGAGAATAAATCTGAAAAATAGAGCAGAATAATGGACGCGGGATGGATCAGATAAACCGTCCTAATGAGCTGATGAAGTTCTCCCACTGTACAGTTTTCAGTCTAAAGAGAGAAACACTAGGGCCCCTTCATTATAATTTGTAAAGCCCcacatttttttagtttttattaaaAAGTTCATTAAATATTAAGAAAACACATTGGTACTTCTATACTAACATCAGACTTTccagtttaaaaataaatgttattgcagtcaaaactaaattaaaaatcTACAAAAATTTAGCAGTTTAGCAGCAAATAATCTTGTCAGATTTCAGTTGTGAGTAATAGAAAGCAGTTCAGCCAGTGTAACCTTCGATTGTCTGCTTCCTGACCAGTTTTTTCCACTGTTACCTTCCTTCGGGACTTAGAATAAACTGGTTTCTTTCTTGGCTGtcccacaaaaaaaataaaaaaaaacagacccaacTCTGCTGAACcactttatttcattagtagaCTAACAGAGGGAAACTCGTATACTGATGCCTTTCCGTTCTGACCTTGGTCACCTGATCTTAAGGTTCCTACAGCATTGAGGTTCCACTATAAGTGTGCTACAGCCTTACAACATCCTGACACCGAACCACTGCTTCTGTCTGCTCCCCTTCATCGTACCTTCAGTTGGACGCAGAGTACCAATCACACTCAAAGCATTTCACTAGGTATTTGTTTGTGCCATGAAAGGCACAACACACTATATAGTAGCGagggccaaatgaagcttcatgaaccactaGATGGTtctctctgttcaaaaaagggctcaaagcatggcccaaagtaaaccaagagcaccatctagtggggtcagaaaatatagcaagtggttcatgaagcttcatttagcCATCACTACTCCGGAGATACCAGACTATTCACAAACACCCATACATATGAATACAGTGTATCACAATTATGGCCAGTTAAGTCACAGTGCACTCTGGCAGAGGAAttttcctgctgtctatatTCTGCCAGCAGGACATGCCTCATATAAAATGCATCATGTTTTAATGTCTTTGTCCCTGCCTCCAGAAGGTATCACAAAGCACTGAGTCTAGTGCCCTCCAGTGGTCACAGGGTTCCTTCAGTGCTAAAAGATGGGTTCCCCAGACCCACGCTACCGCTCCCCTCTTTGTGCAACTTGCGCCTCCATAGCAGGAAGGCCACCACAGAGAGGAGCAGTAGGAGGATCAGGCCTCCTGCAATGAGCCCGGCTTTCAGGGCCAGGTTGTCAGTCCCCTTGGGCTCATACCGGGTACATGAGTACTTTGAAGGGTTGCTGATGCCAGCCCTGTTGATCGCCTCCACACACACTTTGGTCCCTGGCACCAGATTCCCCAGAGAGCCTTTTCTGGAAATCTCCTCAAACAGCTGAAATATGCCCGGCTCCACTGTGACCCGGTACTGCTGCACTTCAGAGGCCGGAGCGCACCACCGGGCCACCACCTCAGAGCCCTCACGGTGCACGCTCTTCAGATGCGGGGCCTGGGGCAGGACATTGGGCCCGCTGAGCCCTGGGCACAGGCATCCACTTTCGAATGACAGCTGGGTGCAGGGCGTCTGCTGGTCCCTGCAGGGGTCGTAGTCACAGAGTTCAGCCAACACAGCCGGCCGCGAGCTCGCCCGCGCCATGGGCGTCTCCGGCTCCTCGGGCTCTGCCACAAAGATGATTCGCCTATGGGTCACGGGAGGCTGACTGGTCGTGTAGCTTCTGTTTTGGCTCGACACGGTGTTGGCAACAGAGTCATGGATAAGCACCAGGATGAGGAGCAGTGGGGGCAGAGCCGCATTCCTATTGGCAGACATGCTATCTGTGGGCATTTAAATGAGACACGAGGATCATGGTAAAAACAGTTGTGGGCCAAAAATTTCAACTATTAGCACCGTAGCACACAGGATCACACGTACAAGGACGACTCTCCATCTGAGCAGCTCCTTCCCCCTGGCCATTGCCCTCCTAACCGGGCTCCCAAGGCAAGCACACCGCCACCTATGCAACACTGCATTTTAAACTCCTGTTGACTGTAATTGCAGACACCCCACACGGTTTGTATCCatctcatccatctatcttcattctgttttgtgtatttttgtcTTGACTTTATCTCAAAACTGTATTATGTACCACCATCTGCACCAAAATGAATTTCACTTTTTGTACATAGTGCATAAAAGTGTTCTGATATTTGACTCTTTCTGTGATTTGCCTCTAATTTCTAACAAAAATGTAAGACTTTCAAATAGCGATTAATAGCATTCTGTTTGCTCAATATAATTTTAAGAAACCCCTGACAAAATCTGTATTTAAAATAATCCCTTTTCTTTTCTCTGTCATATGTGATGGAAGACATTTTCTAAACAGTGATTGTGTGACAACTGTGTGTTTTGTTCATAATATTTCTTCATATAGGACTTGCCTTCAATTTTCAACTTTATAACTATTACGGTGGCTGTTAACAGGAAAATttgcacccccgccccccactgaGTACCAAGAAAAATGACCAGAATTTTGCCTTGGACAAACTTAAACAGAATCTCTCCTCCTCGCCCCATGCCCCACCTGTTAGAGGTAAGTGAAGACGTCATACTGTGCATTAATGTCACAGAAGCAGTTGGCGTGGCGACATTGATAACACAGTGAGTGCAGTTCTATCTTATAAAATGAACATTAAGCATGAACTGCGTTGATAGTCTAGTCATGCACTCCCCAACCTCATCGTCATAGCAACCAAAAAAACcaagacacaaaataatcatcaaaatgtaaataaaaacagactgTTACCTGAACAATGTGATTTTTAGTCTCCTTTAGGCTGTACACCGTCCCGGTTTTTGATAATTTTGATTTCCCTGTTCTTTTCTTTTAAGCACGTTTCTCCTCTGACTCTTCTCCCTGCTGCTGCCTTTTAAAGACTCTCCCAGACTCCCCCCTCCTACTTTCCACATTCCCCTATTTTCATTCTTGGCCACCCCCCACAATCCctttctgcccccctccctcccttttgccaagtttggtaATGCACTCACTAAGGAGAGCTTCTGAGTGCATGCACACTTTTGTGGAGGTACATCTGTATCTACTGCCAGCTGTGGTACAGGGGGCCTGTTGGAACTCGTCGGTGAGTTTAAGCGAGCCTTTCGGTGGTAGATAATGAGGAGGTGTTTATTCTACAGCTCACAAATCAGAATTACATTTCGCTTACTCATGTAGGTGTTTTCCGCTGAGGGGGTCATTGCTGGCAGCCTTAAAGTCTTCATTGattcatttgtagatatttccATGTGCACAGTTTCCGATGTGACAAGGTTAGTCACGGTTCATGTATCATAATCAGTCCAAGCGTTTAAGCTttggagcagtgtttcccaacctggtccacgtttttctgggaggaagcaaaaatgtggactgtctggcagggaactgagagggagcaaaaacatgacaaGTCCACAAAAACTGGATTTGGAAGCACTGCTGTGGTAGTGTTACGCACTTGATAATGCTTTGGGACACAATCAGGTACAGTAAAGgtgggaggggtaactgctctGGGTATATCAACCTGCCATGGTATAGGTGAACCTGCCAAGCCAGCCAAGTGGTTGCAGGCTACTGGCTTCCCTCAGCTTCTATTGAGATCCATaagacccctccccccattctgCATTTGGAAATTATGTGCCAATTATAATCATTTATCAAGATAACTCAAAAAAGTTGCAATTGAGAATTGACTTATTCAGGGACCTAGAATAGAGAAATTGGCTGTAGATGGATCAATGCATCAGAGCTGGTGGATGGGAAGGAAATAGAGACCAAACAAACATAGAAAAGAACTCAGAAGGCAGTGGGAATAAAAGTACGGTGATGTTTATGGTGCTTGGGTGGCATGAATCAGAGCAGCATGAATACCATGGAATTCACTCCTGAGCTTGTCACCCCCTAATATCTCATGGCATTAAAACTAAAGCTGCACTGTGAATGAGTGTGAGCAACGATACCTGCAAAGGCATAATACACAGACAAAAAGAGTGAGTTAGCTATGATTTATTAACTGGCACAATGGATGTGTTCTGCCACTTTCTCACCATCCTTCCCTGCCTCGCTCATTTAGCCTCCTCTTGTCAGAACATGCTTTAGCAACTGCCCACATCTTCCTCTGCTGGCTTTGGTATAGACTGTACAAAGTCTTAGGcaatcaaaagaaatgtttaacgaTATTCATCTGGGTACTTAGTGCAATTTCacccagaacaaaaaaaaaacacaatttagcattagaacatatgcaatTTAAGAGTAactcaataaaaactagtaaaaaaTTTTCGTCTTAGGcaatcaaaagaaatgtttaacgaTATTTATCTGGGTACTTAGTGCAATTTcactcagaacaaaaaaaaaaaaaaacacaatttagcattagaacatacgcaaattaagagtaacccaataaaaactagtaaaaaaTTCTCGTGTTcttcaaaaagttactgatgtctttttggatggctagatgatcaccgcttcagttcccaaacctctcctcaggagcACCCCAGCCGTTCcatgtattattaaattatACCACAAGCTCAATTAATGAatttaattagtttaaaaaagtcagtgagatgtTCATCAGCTATACGAGGTGGGCTAGTGGTTAAGTCAAAAACTACAGTACATGGGTTTACTGGATGGTTGCTGGAAACACTGGGGAgactttagcagaggttttgaaatggctaagctacgcgtaacacactttgacaggcatcgtAGTTTTACACGAACATGAAGATCGTTTAAACATCATTTCCTTTGGCTGTCTCAGACTGTTGCACTGTACTATATATCGTGCAACAACCATCTTCTTGACTGCCTCCATGCAAGTTACATAAGCTTCGCTTCGTCCACTTCCCCTTCTGTGACTTTTTCAGCTCACCACATGAGGTCAGCAGATTCCCGCGGGGGTCGTTCTTCATCCTCTGCATCCCCGCAGTTCACTGCTTATGGGAACAGGATCGCTTGTGGCGGATTGTGGGCAGATTCATGGCCGGGGGACCCATAAATCACTCTCAGAGTGAGTAAGTCAGCAAACCAGTGGCCCCTCATGTGATTGCCTTCATCGCCGTTGTGGTATTTTGACTTGACAAGGCTGCTTATGGACAGTTGCATAAATGTCATCAGTGGTAAAGACGGTACAAAGATAGTGGTTCTCAGACTTTCTCAGAACCTCTTTTTTCAGATTTTTACAAATCTGTTTAACAGTGCAgtcgggggtgtgtgtgtgtggggggggggggcagttagaaTGTTCCCAAGGTCTGCAGAGTGACAGGGGACATAAAAAATTTAGGGCTGCAGTGGTCAGTAAACATATATACTCCATGACGGCGACGCTGAAAATGTCTCAATGTCATTATTTTTAAATCGACGCAttggtttttaaaaattatttaaataaaatgaccGTTATGGTTTCTATAACGCTTCAAATCATTATAACCAGTGTTTTCATTTAATAGCACTATGTAATTATGGGAGTAGTTCAaattatcacaaaacaaaaCTGTGCAAAGTTTCGATGGCATACCGTGGGAGTGGCGAAGCATGAGGCACAGGTGCTGTACGTTCCAGATGATGGACTGCTTAGAAAAGGCAAAACCGTCGTAAGTGCTGGCTAGGTTTTTGAAATTAGCATTAATATGGATAGATTTTAATATCtattgtccttgtagctgctaaatacactccaTTGAACAGGTGTTCGAGAAAATGTTTAGGCTAAAATCAGGGCTTGTCCTACGTTTAGTGAcggtgccagtgtgtgtgtttgtgagcgtTGGGCTTGTTGGAACCAGGGCTgttattgtaaactaaaactgaaAGGAAAACGGTcagtaagtaaaaaaaaataataaactaaaataaaaaacatgaaAACTATACTTATTATCAAAAAAAGTGTCGGACTTTAATTTGCAAAAAACACCTCCACACCACCTACGTCTTTTTACCTAGTTTAACCACAATATCTTCCCTTTTAAAATATGTGGTTGCTATGCTGTCGAACTCTTAAGAACACACACTGTTCCAGGAAGAGGCGATTTTACAGGGAGTGCAGTAAGTGCAATTGGACCCCTGCTTGTCAGATGAAAATGCTTTGATTTGAAAATACTCAATATTCAAAAAAAGTTCAATAAAATCTAATTATATTGTAAAGTTatatttgaaaatgtggctTGTGTTCATCATATTAATGTGTGACTATttattataaatgtatttactttttttacgaatttaattatttgaatgaaaaaaaaatacatatatgtacagtatgtgtgtgtgtgtgtgttttataataTATGCTCCAGCTTAATT
Encoded here:
- the si:ch1073-303k11.2 gene encoding leucine-rich repeat neuronal protein 4, with protein sequence MSANRNAALPPLLLILVLIHDSVANTVSSQNRSYTTSQPPVTHRRIIFVAEPEEPETPMARASSRPAVLAELCDYDPCRDQQTPCTQLSFESGCLCPGLSGPNVLPQAPHLKSVHREGSEVVARWCAPASEVQQYRVTVEPGIFQLFEEISRKGSLGNLVPGTKVCVEAINRAGISNPSKYSCTRYEPKGTDNLALKAGLIAGGLILLLLLSVVAFLLWRRKLHKEGSGSVGLGNPSFSTEGTL